In one window of Thalassotalea agarivorans DNA:
- the pnuC gene encoding nicotinamide riboside transporter PnuC — protein MINEIYAYFATLPMWELIAVFTAIIYVVFAARENIWCWPAALVSTAIYTAIFYDVYLWMDGLLQVYYFAMAIYGWWAWSKKGKQQDREVQIHQWSMSTHVKAIAVLTLLSFGLGFFMANYTPADFPYIDSATTVFAVFTTFLVARKVLENWLYWIVINSVSIYIYIEKGLIPTAFLFVVYVIIAIYGYIHWRQRYTQSQAIATTA, from the coding sequence ATGATAAACGAAATTTATGCTTATTTTGCGACGTTACCTATGTGGGAGTTAATCGCCGTATTTACGGCGATCATTTACGTCGTTTTTGCCGCAAGGGAAAATATTTGGTGTTGGCCAGCTGCCTTGGTGAGCACTGCAATATATACAGCTATTTTTTATGATGTATATCTTTGGATGGATGGCCTTTTACAGGTGTACTACTTTGCTATGGCAATTTACGGGTGGTGGGCTTGGTCTAAAAAAGGAAAGCAACAAGACCGCGAAGTACAGATACATCAATGGTCTATGTCTACGCATGTAAAGGCGATAGCTGTATTAACGCTGCTTTCTTTTGGCCTAGGCTTTTTCATGGCCAACTATACGCCTGCTGATTTTCCTTATATTGATTCAGCGACGACGGTGTTTGCCGTATTCACAACGTTTCTTGTTGCAAGGAAAGTGCTTGAAAACTGGCTTTACTGGATAGTGATCAACTCAGTGTCTATCTATATCTATATTGAGAAAGGGTTGATACCAACGGCGTTTTTATTTGTGGTTTATGTGATTATTGCCATTTACGGTTACATCCATTGGCGACAACGCTATACTCAATCACAAGCCATAGCTACTACTGCCTGA
- a CDS encoding phosphotransferase, translating into MTDMLAHSLIRLPCFAGQQVCIAKINQESNNTCFTVTLQGHKQPSYIAKFGSESIAFKAIYRLFENVTSSVVYHDSHWLVVEFIEGVQLATAHLSIQEKLTLVGQLASTIHRSKISEHLMPVSAVDIANSLLIAVNPIEREYKLIKHILDAQRISDSDQGLANCHGDLNFNNVILDKFGQAKAIDFEFACLAPIEYELAMCLTVNGCISRNAIESILKGYAAPIDTDLLEAYLPICAVINYLWYLQFQKSDKNYKQQIKSQWHLIERLIV; encoded by the coding sequence ATGACTGACATGCTAGCGCATTCTCTTATTCGCTTGCCCTGTTTTGCAGGGCAACAGGTTTGCATTGCTAAAATAAATCAAGAATCAAACAACACGTGTTTTACTGTGACTCTTCAAGGTCACAAACAACCTAGTTACATTGCAAAGTTTGGCAGTGAAAGCATAGCCTTCAAGGCAATATACCGCTTGTTTGAAAACGTGACATCCAGCGTCGTTTATCATGATAGTCATTGGTTAGTTGTTGAGTTTATCGAGGGGGTTCAGTTGGCAACTGCCCATCTATCGATACAAGAAAAACTAACCTTGGTTGGGCAACTTGCTTCGACTATTCACCGCTCAAAGATATCAGAACATTTGATGCCAGTTTCGGCAGTTGATATTGCCAATTCTTTACTCATAGCGGTAAACCCTATTGAGCGTGAGTACAAGTTAATTAAACATATTTTGGATGCACAGCGCATTAGTGATAGCGACCAAGGATTAGCCAACTGTCATGGTGATTTGAATTTCAACAATGTTATTTTAGATAAGTTTGGTCAAGCTAAAGCGATTGACTTTGAATTTGCGTGTTTAGCACCCATTGAATATGAATTGGCCATGTGTTTAACCGTCAATGGCTGCATTAGCCGCAATGCCATTGAAAGTATTCTTAAAGGTTACGCCGCCCCAATTGACACCGATTTGCTAGAAGCTTATCTACCAATCTGCGCAGTGATAAACTATTTATGGTATCTGCAATTTCAAAAGTCAGATAAAAACTATAAGCAACAAATAAAAAGCCAATGGCATCTCATTGAGAGGCTGATTGTTTAA
- a CDS encoding PEP-CTERM sorting domain-containing protein gives MEIIKRMVKSVMFAIFVVASFSSHADLILGDELCDVSNFVIAGNNADQCLGRFVHDSPPGNDTVLSPGDVNIAYPDAWDADGAFGFNDWVHVGIWEDDAPGSWGNLNFASNDGPGGTFNVLNDLVANGQYLVSLKQAQWVELWLFNDIENANSGAYVTDWSHINIWTRGDEPCTFCEPRTSNRPVPEPSTLLIFALSIISLLLVRKKAN, from the coding sequence ATGGAAATTATTAAACGCATGGTTAAAAGCGTGATGTTTGCAATATTTGTAGTAGCATCTTTTTCGTCACATGCCGACCTTATACTTGGGGACGAATTATGTGACGTAAGCAACTTTGTTATTGCAGGCAATAATGCAGATCAATGTTTAGGTAGATTCGTCCATGACTCGCCTCCTGGCAACGATACTGTTTTGTCGCCAGGTGATGTCAATATAGCCTACCCTGATGCTTGGGATGCCGATGGCGCATTCGGGTTTAACGATTGGGTTCATGTAGGCATATGGGAAGATGATGCACCAGGAAGCTGGGGCAACTTAAATTTTGCTAGCAACGACGGGCCTGGTGGCACATTTAACGTGCTTAACGACCTTGTTGCAAATGGCCAATATTTGGTTTCTCTAAAGCAAGCGCAATGGGTTGAATTGTGGCTTTTTAATGATATCGAAAATGCGAATTCAGGTGCTTATGTTACTGATTGGTCGCATATCAATATTTGGACTCGAGGCGACGAACCATGCACTTTCTGTGAACCTAGAACGTCGAACAGACCTGTGCCAGAGCCCAGCACTTTGCTTATTTTTGCGTTAAGCATCATCAGTTTATTGCTGGTTAGAAAAAAAGCGAATTAA